Within the Aspergillus luchuensis IFO 4308 DNA, chromosome 5, nearly complete sequence genome, the region TGCGCGTAAAGAGTCGAGCATTGGCTCTTCAAAGGCCAGATGAACTGGAACGACAGTGGGAGGAACTAAGGCACTTTCTGGTGTCATACATGGTCGCAAACGACAGGATGGCTAAGCTAGTGGTCCTCGACGCTcacagagaaaagaagatcacgGTTTATCCACAAAGACCTGCCAGGCAATATGGCGGAGAACCTGATCTACAACGACTTCGTTCTATCCTGGCCCAGTCGGGGCTGGTTGAGGCTCAGAATGCGGGCATCTGGGATACCGTATCGGCCAGCGTCTCTGACTTCACAATCCATGCGGCAGTTTCCTTGACGCCTAGTCCTACGAAGAAGGTCCAATTTGTCTCTTTAGGCTCGAACCCGGTGTTCGCGAGGAACAACGCAAATCTGATATACGCGGAAGTCAATCGCTCGTTTGCCTTGTCGGACTTTGGATCTACAAGAAGCCGTTCCTCTGCAGTTGAAGCATCTGCCCGGACCCCTGATGGCCAACTCATGCATAGCAAACCCGCGTCTAAAGCAGTCAATAAATGGCCAATGTTCTATATACGTATAGACAGCTGCAATGAGTGGAATATCGACGATGATACGCAAGAACTTCCAGAATCAGACAAATCTCTCCAGCGTATACTAGATGTGCTGTCGACAATGATCAACGAATTCCTCAGGCAGAGCAGCTTACGTCCACGTActgggaaaaggaaaagaggtgCGCCCAATGTACCGCCAGCTACTACGCGCCCTAGCAGCGTAAAGACCGGAAGGTCTCTAGCTTCAGAAGGCGTCGGCTCTATCACCGAAGAAACCCTCGGTGGTCAACTCAAGCTCCCCTCTTTGCGAAGACCACCCAATGTCAGCCATCATTTCGGCGATTGGACCAGAATCAAAAGTGCAAAGCCGGAAACGTTAAGCAAAATGTTGCCTTTACGCGGTCGCGAGTTCGGGTCAGCTCGCTCAGAGAAAAACCCAGCACATCAAGTCCGGGATCAGTTGAACCAGCAATCAGCGCTTTTTTCTGCTGGCGAGGAAGGCACGGCCACCGAGCCCCAATCTCCTATACCAGATGTGTCAGGGATGCACGAAGGACAACTGAATCAGGTTCGCGAAGAGACAGATACCGACAGGATTGTTCCGTGGGTCGATCCTTACACGGGTAGACGCCATTTAATCAACTCACGGACTGGCCAGTCCATGCTCCTCAGGTCTTCAGGAGCCTCGGACGTGATGCTGCGGCCCCAATCCACCGGCTGTATACAAGAACCACATCGTACTCCAGACGAAGTGCAGCGACCAAGATCAGTCCCTCTGCAAAGGACTGACAACAAGTGGGTCGAGAAACTTTTGGACAATTGGATTAATCCTGTTTTTGGCCGCCCAGAGAGGCGTATCAGTGCGGTGGATGTCAGTGCTAGCCACGAGACAGCTCGCCCCGGGCCTAGTTCTCATGGTGAGCTATGCGGGTTAGAAAGCATGGGAGTGTCGAAGTTCCGCGGCAAACTGCGTAAACAGGATCTCAGAGCTGCAGAGGTCATCGCTCAAGTGGATCAGAAATTCATCCTGATAAAGATGCAAATGCCCTCTAATAGCCCTGGGGGCCCTGCATCGAACCTGATCTTGATCGATCAGCACGCTGCGGATGAGCGATGCCGGGTCGAGGGACTCATGGCAGAGCTGTTCACATCTGGGGCAGATAGCTCAGcctccatccacaccatcacATTGGAACCAATCATTTTTGAAATACCCACTACCGAAGCATCCTTGTTCAAACGATATAAGGAATTCTTCCGCTCTTGGGGTGTAACTTACACCATAGAACAAGGACCCAAAGACAAAAATGTCTTCATTTTCGTACGCACCCTCCCAACCCTCATCGCCGAGCGCTGCCGCACCGAACCAGACCTAGTCACCGACCTCATCCGCGGCGAGATCTGGAGacgcgaagaagaaaacggACGAAGCCGACAGCCTCGCCATGTGCCCGACTTCGGCCATTCTCGTCCAGATATGGCTcaaaccagcagcagcaacagtagCAGCTGGGTAGACCGACTCGACGGCTGTCCTCGAGGGATCATCGACCTGCTGAACTCTCGCGCATGCCGCACAGCAATCATGTTCAATGATGTTCTGGACAAGGATGAATGCCAGAGTTTGGTTAGACGACTCGCAGATTGCGTTTTCCCGTTCCAGTGCGCGCATGGTCGGCCCTCGATGATACCTATTTTGGAAATGGGGCCTGCTACTGTATCATTGGATCAGACTCCGGAGGATAATGAATATGAAGGCCCGGGGTTTGTTGGTATGTTTAGGAAATGGCGGGATAGGGAATTCGGTTAGTTGGGTTAACCTGgccactactactcctacaTGTCACTCGTGAAGTTTACAACTATAAGATTCAATTTACTATGTAGGAAAGTAATTGATCAGATCATGATATCGATCGATTAGTCAATAGACTAGTATGTTGCAGAATGGTATATACAAATAGTACACAGGTAGATCCTATCCTAAGTATCCTTCCAaatatccatcccatccatccaagttTCCATGCCATCCAATAAGTGAGTTCCTAGTCCAAACAAGCCAAGTCCAAGTACAAATCCAAGCAATGCtcccattcatccatccaaagagcaaccaaccaatcaatcaataaaaCAATGATAGTAAAAAAGAGATCAAACAAGGGGGTgaatcaagaaaaaaaaggtggaTAAAAACACAGAGAATggtataaagataaaaaagcaGAGAGACGCACTCATGACCCATCATCAATGCATGCATCTCCATAACAAGTtaaggcaaggcaaggcaaggccCAAAATTCGAATCAACgagtatgtgtgtgtgcgaGCCGCGAGGCCCATTCCCGACCTGTAGTATAAGACCCCCATATATGCTTTGCCCCTCCCTTTTTTGGTAGTGTTATTTTTCCCAACCGCCCCTGTGCATGCAATGTACAACATTCCGTGTTGTTTTTTGGAAGCCCCGCCgatcctttcctcttttttttgttgccccgaacaagaaaaaagaaatatggaTGAAAAGATTCACGAGTACCGCCCAGagagataatagaaattataagagatgtggatggaggagggtgagagcGAAAAGGTTATACACAGCGGAAATGCAAGAGTAAACGTGTgtatgagaaggaagagatgggaatAAAAATGGGTAATTGGGTAAAAATCCGTGAAAACATGAATAGAAGTGACTGTCGTAAATTCATTAAAGTGGCGGCCGTGACGAATGAGTGGGATCCGACCTGTTCAACCGTTCGTCGCGACCGACTTAGACTTGGAGGGATGTGTCCAGGAAAGAAAGTCGAACTTATCTTTAGCGTTCTCGAGAATcgaagaggagctggattCAGGCTGCATGCGCGCTTGGGGCACTTCCCGGGGCTCCAGGACCAGCGACCGGCGATAGAATGTCTGCAGACTCTTTTCGCCGCTCGATCGCACACGGACGAGCTCGTTCTGCATCCACGCCTGTAGCTCCGGCACTTCCGTCAGTCGGTACGGAATCTGGAATCGCTGTAGCTCGCTGATGATCTTGGCCGTCTTCATGTGCTTGTCGAAGTTGATGACTGCCATGTCACCCTCATCTGTGGGCAAGGTACGCAGTGCCTGGTTACCGTGGTCCACGAAGGTGAGATCCGTAAGGTAGGTGCCGACGAAAGGCAGGCAAGGAGGAACGCGGTTTTGCAGTCGCTGCCGGAGAACGTAGTAGTTCCGTGAGACATCGACAATGCCTCGCAGGTATTCAAGGGTGGTTTTGGTCTTCTGGGACACCACTTCCCAGGTCCGCTTCAAGCGGGAGATCATGGATGAATTCAAGGAGCAGATGATGGCCATCAATGAGTCGTAGTTGCTGAGCTCCAGGCACTTGTTCGCAATCTTGACCCAGTGCTTGATGATCGCTGCACGCTTCTTGGGCTCCTCCAGCTGGAGAATTGAATCTGCTACAAGATGTGTCAGATCTGTGGACAGGGTGGCCATAGCCCTGACGTTGACAGCCAAGGAACcggacttcttcatccactccgTGGCCAGCAGCTCTTCGGGAAGAATAGCGCAGAAGATGCGCGACTCCTTGATTGTGAACTGGCGAGCGAGTTCCATGGGGTCGAAATCCAGGATGGTGATTGTGCCTTCGCCGTTCTTCCACTGCTTGAGAAGGTTgacttccttctttcccaggATGGGGGGTGGCAGAGGTGTGTCTGGGTGCACATATTGTGCAGTTGCAGTGTTGGTCTTTCCCATGGAAGACACCAGACGCGGTACGACCGGTCCGTGAACCATCGAGACCTTTTCGGCAAGCTCGACAAGCCGCTTTCCAGCAGACGGAAGATTGTGCATGAGGGTCGTGCTGGCGAAGTTCACAATGTATTCGAGGGCACAGTTATCGCAGTCGTGACGCCAGTGGGATTCAAGCCAGCCTTTGAAGACGTTGTAAACACGCAGACGAACAGGCCCGGCAGTGTGAGGAGTGTCCCCGATGTAGTTGAATCGATCAACCAAAGTCTCCGCAAACTCAATTGGGGTAGCAAAAAGACGGAAAGTGAGATAGAAGGTCGAAACAAACATCGCGTCTGGCGTAGACTGGTGTGCAGTCAGCTTTTCGACGAGCGCGCGTAAACTTCCGCCCATGATCTGGCCATCCTTGAAGATCAGCTCGTGCGCGTAAGTCTTCTCCAGAATGttggcttctccttcttccgttTCCTCGGCTAGGGTAGAATGACTGATGCTGCCCTTAAGAGAGGGAACCTGGTAATGGTTGCCAATGTCGGGCGAGGTCGCGCGAGTGGAAGTCTGGGAGACACCGCTCATCTCCGAGTCACGGAGACGGCTGTTGAATGTAAAGCTACTTCCATTGCTAGTGATGCCTCGGCCAAAGGACTCACTAACATCGGACTTAGCTTGGCTGTCCCTATGAGGGGGAATCTCAATGGGTTGGGTATCGTGAGACGAAAAGGATAGCTTATCCAGGCTGGTGGAGAGGTGGCTGGTGGATGGAAAGGAGGACATGTCGGTGCCGGGAGTGCTAGCCCCATTACGCGACTGGAAGGACGAGGGAGTAGTGTCATCCGTCAGACctggggttggaggagagtatcggttgttgatggagttgGGAATTTGTAGAGGAGGCGGGGGCAAGCGCAAAGAAGCTTCTTGAGATCGGTTCTGGTGACCAGCAAAGGTGCTTGTCTTCGGGGGTTGCGGGGTTTTGTTGGCGTCGGTCATTGCGCCGGTCGCAGCAGGCAAATCCTGGGGCATTGCCTCCAGCTCGAAATCACCGCATTGCTCCAGCATCAGTCGAGCTTTGGCCAGGCAGCTCCCCGCTGCTCGCACGCAATCAGTGGCGGCATCCACCAAGCGCTTTCCTTCATCAGGCAAAAACACAAGCTCATCATCTGGAGAATGGGCCGGTCGGAAGGCGTCCCGGGCCGCATAGACCAATTCGGAGAGACGTTCATACATAGTGTCTCTAGCTTGCTCCAGGAGCCCACTGCCCTGCGGGTCATGCTCGCAAGTGGCCTCGACGACGGTGAGCAGCGCGCGGCACGAGCGCACCGCCTGCTCCGTGGTCACGACCAATTCCGTCGAGGAGCGGGATTGCAGATGAAGCCCAATAAAGGAGCCCAGCACACCGAGAAATGCATCGTAGGCATCGTTCAGTCGTTCGGACGCGAGGTTGGGGTTGCGGGCAATCGCGGCCGGTCCCGAAGTCGAGACCCGGTGGGAGACGGAAATCCGCTTGGTGGTCACAGACACCGGACGGGTCTGTTGAGAGTCGTCCAGGCGAGTGGATGCTCGGCTCATATCCAATCGGCTACGGTTCATGAGTCTAGACTCGTTGCGCTCGGTGTCGGCCTCGGAGCCAGCAGCTTCCGAAATGGGGCGAGTCTCAGAAACCGTAGTGAGTGGGCCTTGCTGGTAGCCTGATTGCTGCTCTAGCTCGGCGATCGTTCTGCTCAGGCCAACTTCCTCGGTCCACACGTCGAGGAAACGAACACCTCGCGTTACAATGCGGAATGCCTTGAGGAGCATTTCGTCGACCATGTAGTCCATTTCATCCTGCGTCGCATTGCCGCTGGCAACCTCCTGAAACCTCTTGGTGGTCCTGACCAGAGATGAGAGCTCAGCCAGCAACGCCTTGCGATTCCTGCGCAGACCGTCGTGACTGGTGACCAGGATACAATCCCGTGTGAGACATTCAGATTTTTGCTGTGACCCTGTCAGTTATCCTCCGATAAGCACCAGCTAGGAGTCGAACACCTACCAATAAATAGCGCACGCCAGCAATCAAGCCTCGTACAAGATCCTGGTTGCCAGCGTCGTTCAGAGGGAATCCACAGCCTCCTCTGATAATATCCCAAAAGTCGGTCAACGCCTTCAGGAGCGGCCGCATAGGCTGTTGGTCATACGCTTCGCAGTAGTTGGTGGGTAGCCAGCCCCGAGCTCCAGTATCTAATAGTGTACCGTCGGCCCAACCATTGGTGTGAACAGAATGCACTAGAACGATGTCGCCTTGGTCCAAGGGGAGGGTGACAGTCGACGGCGATACATTTCCGGAGGGGTGATAAGGGTAGAATGCACGGAGGTAGTTGTGGAAGACGGCCCTCGGCGTCTCTGATTGCTCCATACTGTCGTCTTTGTTTTCGTAAGGTGTTAACGGAGGGCTCATTTCAAGATTGTGCTGGTAATGATAGTGATGTTGTTGGTCGTCGTAGTTGTAGTTAAGGTTTCCCTTTTCGATCTTCAGTGGCGCAATGTGTCGCTTCATTGATTCCATGTCTCTATTCCTGAGACGGGAtcgatgtggatgtgatAGCCTTCCGCTTGGTAGGTCCAGTCGGACGTCGTGGTCACTGACCAAGGCTTATGCGAGAGAAGACGCAATGATCATTCTCGCACTGTCCTATGAATGGTGGTAAAggtgaagagaagcaagTGAGTTGCACAACCGGGGTGTGTCAGTGATGTAGTGtagacaaagaagatgatcgaGCTAGTCGAGATGTGATGATGCGTGTGGCTGTAATGCAATCAATGTCTGTGGATAGAAGGTCAATCATGCGGCGCTGCTGAAGGCTGGTGCGAGCCTTGAACATTGACGGTGTGCTTTCTACCCTCAGGCCGGCAAGGGCGTCTGAAGGAtgtttgggaggggatggttCTGCATGTCTCCCGGGGAATGTCCGATTCTagggaggggaatggaaggaatgCTGGGGAAGGGCAACCGGTTGCTAACGTACCTTGAACGCGAACCTAGAAAAACGCGGAAGAAAACGAAGGAGGTGCGTGGGTTAAAATTGCAGCGATGCGATCGATATATAGTAGTTGCTCGTCGAGAGTAATTCGGCAGCGTCTCTACTGCAGACACGTTCTTCAATGCGCGGGATCAAAACGAGGAGTGAAGTCGAGCACGAGGAAACCGGGGAATTGAAGAAGGTTTGAGGCAACAAAAAGCCGAGTAGACAAGCCGCAAAACAAAACAGAGTGTGGCGAACAATAACAAGCAGTCACTTCGACGCCCGGGATGAGGAAAACCTGCCTCGTTGGAAAGGGAGGGCGAGTGAAAAGCGGACTGGATAGTGCTGTAAAGCAAGCAAGGACCACGAGTCGACTTCGGACTAGATCTTCGAAAATCCACGTAGGATAATTAACCCGGACAACGAGTGTgaccttttccttcccaggAGTTCGATCGACGGGGAGTGCAGCGACTATGACGACAGGCGGAAACGAGGTGAGCTCCTGCTGTAGCTGTGCGTCGGGAGGGATAATCTTGTTCGCAGACAGACACGCAAGGGCCGCGACAGTTTCCAAGACACGGCGGATTAAGCAGAGACCGGGGAAGGGCGGGAATGAGCGCAATGCAGGCCGTGTCGGTTTATGAGGAGAAGTGATGTTGTGTAATGCTATGCTAAGCTATTCAAATCAAttgccaccagcagcaatgaGTGAACGATCGGATAGCTCCACCAGGGTTTAGAtggagaaaggggaagatAATCTAGTGATgatgtatatagtatagtgAGTGTGTGAGGTgagagtggaggaggaggaggagggggtgggtgaagGTCagtgaagagggaaaagagcgggaaggagaagagagagagtgagtggaTGTCAGTccgtgtatgtatgtagtcGGATGTCCGTGTGTAGGTAGCGATGTGACGAGATCGAGTCAAACGAACGATATTGAGGGGAACGgtccaaggacaaggaaccAGGGAAGTACCTGGTACTAGCCCACTACTAACAACCTGACGGAGAACGGGGACGAGCAGGAGCAGTTCTCCAGACTAGTTGGTGCGGTGACTGGCCTAGAAGAGTGGATAGCAAGCACTGGTGGTTATCCACAGAACCGGTGGATATGACTCGATTCGGATGTGGAGCAGACGATCGGTACCCCTTGTGCACCTTGAGGTCTGTTTGGACAGACAACAATGAGGGAatggcaaaaaaaaaaaataattaaatagagaAAACCAAACTGAACCACggctgaatgaatggattgatgggacagattgattgattaatgtTGTACGCGCACATGTATGagttgaggagaaggagaagagaacgcGCAATGATAAGGGTCGTGTCCAGTCTgtcaaaataatatactgagCTAGCGGTGCTTGCCTTCGGTATACAATCATCCCATCAAAAATCTCATAAAAAgcaattaataaaaaaaatacccATTTACAGTGCACTCACTCCCCTGTtcgattttttttttttctatttcttatttttatttttatttttccttaTCCCAGTCGCAATCgagtctggtctggtctgatctttattttttctttttctttttttttcgttctttctattctttctatttttcattttctattctatttttccCCTACGACCTATTCATgtgcagtagtagtattttcttattttcatcttttcatttttctcggtcttctattttttatgtTTTCCCAgttattttgattttcccctttttctcccccaaaCTGCCTTTTTCCGAGGAAACCCAAAACCAACCAGTGGTCGCCCAAACGCACGCAGCTAACCTTTTAGTCCTGCCTAAACGGTTATGATCTGCCATCACACAACCGGTGCCAGTTCCAGGGTGCTACTACTACGGCACGACCTATCTATCTGTCCAATCCATCATGCAatgtaatttttatttttatctaatttgcctcctttctccccgtccgataaataataataaaataagtgaTAACAATTAAAAACGAAATAAATCCACCCCCATGATATGATCGCGATCGCGatactcctccatcccaATCTCCAGTGGTTTGTTTCTCCGGAATTGAACTAAAcctgaaataaataaatagtatacCACTATACTTCTTAGTTAGAACACGTACGTACTTTCCAGAACctaagtaagtagtgtagtaagtaggtaagtTTACTTGTGTACTTAACACaagcccatcatccacctaAAGCCTACTAGCCACCTACACTACCAATAACTGGCGGACTACTAGTGCGGAAGCCCGTCCtgtcaagtcaagtcaatcagtcaatcaaaCCAAACTCAGGCAGGTAGGTGTAAGTAGGTCTCCGTCAGCATATTAAAAACGGCCACAGCGgaccttcccttttcctttttttttcttttcttccctcccccctacTAGTACTATGGCTTGGCTCTCGGCAATGTAGTACGTACGTACTTTTGAGGGGTAAAAAGATGAATCaaaaaggaaggggaagacaaataagaaaaaagagtcTGCTTACACCATCCGTACTACTTGTGTTTAGTGCGTGCAAGAGCACTTTGACAGGCGGGCAGGCAACAAACCCCCTCcttgtttccttccttccctcttcctccttctccaaattAATAACGCGCGAGCTATAGTATTCTTCTGATTTTGATTCGACTCGAATActaaaatcaaaaaataaaaataaatccttCTATCCACTGATCTTTCGTTgaatagattaaatttaatatatacgGATTGTTTTTTAATTTATGCAAGCACATCATCCTttttgtctctctctctacgaatcttctttttctctttggaGTTGCCGCTAAACCTCGTTAGGGCAGGCCCACCGAGATGGAGGATTGGTAAGTGGGGATAAAGATGGACTTTGTGTATGGACAAACAGGGGTTTGAGTTTGAAGGGCCCAGTATTGCTGGCAGTAGTTTGGCCTGTCTAACTAACTCCGTAGTCtagctactacttacttagtagtagtactgctggaagaagaaagatgatgaTTAAAATGATGCTGAGATATATAGTTAGTAAGTGATAAGTAATAAGAATTGactctttattttttcacTTTCTGTCTGGGCAatttatgtatgtatgtctatatgtatgtatgtattcctTTCGGGTCGCTACTTACCTTAGTAACCGAACAAACATACTTTAAGTGGTGGCAAAAAAGAGCCACTCGGCATCCCCTCACGTTTGTATACGCAGCTCTTAATCAAAGTCAcgtctccccctctctctttctccgaATTGAAGGAAAACAAGCACCTCGTCACGGTGGTTACTGAATCCCTCATAATCTTGGATCCGGGGTTACCATCAATTGAAGCAGAGATGGAAGAACGGAAACGATTAGTAAGAGAAATAGTACGAAAGTATGGGGGGAAAAGCACACTGAGTTGAGTGGAAAGTCAAAAGTCGGAAAAGTCGAAATTTTGGGACGTCGCAGactggatgggggaggaaaggaggagaactCGACAAGAGATCGACAAGGCAGTAACCATCCCACTGGGACCTCTCGAGAACTTTCTCGAGGCCATCATGCACTGGCTTTACTTTTTCCTATTCCCACAGCCCATCCTGTAATTGATTGGTCGGGTACTTTTTGGATGTTTCAATTGCCTCGACAGTTTCCGCAGCGGCCCGTTCTGGCTGCTTGCTGTACAGTATCCTCTTTGGGATTACCCTGCGTATTCGGCCTAGGCATCGAGATAGTTATTCGGTGTTCAGATTTTCGCCTCTTGCTGCTAGTCATCCGGTCCACAGAGGCGAACTTCAAGCAAGCAATCAAGCGAGCAAGATCCCAGAAAGAATAGGGCAAAAAAGGAAACCTAGCCAGTGGCGATCTAAAAATTCAGGATTATCCGAATTGAGCCCTTCTTACTTGGGTTACTTGTTACCTGGTGGAAAAAACTAGTGCAGAGCACCATTGGCCGAGAAAGTAACGGCCTCGAAATAGAAACCGATGGACGACAATCCGCGTCAATCAGGGCCCGGCaaaagaagggagagaggagcaGCCAAGATGAGGGGCCAATAGGATGAGAAAGTGACCTATCGACTGTCACGGGGAAACGGGCAAGCCAAAGCAATGAAAAAAGGATGAAGACTAGTAAGGATGCATCATTCCCTCAATCCCGACCCACAGGCTAATCCACTGCCGAGCCAACGAGCTCTCCCAAGCTGCTGGCCCGGCTTTCTTGTCGTTTCTGACGGCCGGGGAGAAGCTCCAGGCTCAATTCTTAGCTGTGCGGATACCAGTACTATGCAAGTAGGGTTTCGGGGTGATCACACAAGAGAGACATGGCCAAGTCGAGCATTTTCGAGCATTTCCTAGGTCATGAACTTACTAACTCGGTCGGTTCCGCGGTTCCATGGAACCAAATCGATATCGGATAATAACCAGCCAATTGCCGATAGTAACATCGAGATCACAACAATTGGAGAAACAGGTAGAGCTCCTCAATTCTAGTTGAACAATCTTTGCGAAGGGATTCACATGTCTCACCTGATGACCTACCATGTGTACTCTATTCTGTACCTGCAGTCCAACCCTGTCTGCAGTGCAGCAAGTGAAGTGTGCAACTGTGACGGCGATCCAGATACGTAGTAGTTCTGTAGGGCGGTGACTGATCTCCTCTCCTGATTGTTAATGAAACAAATGTACACACCTACGTCAGTGGGTAGACAATCAAGTCACATTGAAGCTAGCATCTCCAGATTGCCTGTGCACAGATTTGAGGGAAGTTATTTGTGGCACCGGATTATCTACGACGCAAGGGCAATCGCGCATAGCCTTAGTTACTGCGTACCACTTACCCCCGCCTGTGCCCGTATCCACCACCGATCGATATATAAAACCACGCTTACAAATGCATCATTCCATAGGCTCATGAAACTcataactaataataatgatcACCATTGCTTTCAAGACACGAGAGAACTAGATGATGCATCATGCATTGTCTACATTCGGCTTATAATTCCGCAGGAGTAGACAGATGGCTTACTTAGCCACCTGATTATTGATTCTCCATACTTAGGAACCGGACCATTGCCACTCCGATGtccacacatacacacatggTGTGGAGTCTCCGAGGTATAGCTACTACTATGAATCATGATGAACCGAGGACTCAActacctctctctctctctctctcatctaCAAAATaagtcactactactagtcacCTCCCCCCAAATCATACCCGTAGATCTTCCCTTGGCATTGTCACTACACATTCTTTGTCGTGTTGaatatttcctttttggtGGCGTACGTCTCTTGAACTCTATACCCTCTTCACTTTCACTTTCACCctgtccttctccttctccttctccttctccttctccttctcctcctccttctccttctccttctcccccgcgCGCTCAGATACGACACTAGCCGATTAGTACTATTACCCAAGCGAACCGTGACATCC harbors:
- the MLH3 gene encoding putative DNA mismatch repair protein (Mlh3) (COG:L;~EggNog:ENOG410PHBW;~InterPro:IPR014790,IPR036890,IPR028830,IPR038973, IPR037198;~PFAM:PF13589,PF08676;~go_component: GO:0032300 - mismatch repair complex [Evidence IEA];~go_function: GO:0005524 - ATP binding [Evidence IEA];~go_function: GO:0016887 - ATPase activity [Evidence IEA];~go_process: GO:0006298 - mismatch repair [Evidence IEA]) encodes the protein MSSWDPKIRPLPPDVVAKLKSSTAITHLNGVVVELVKNALDANARTVYVTVDFVRGGCIVEDDGDGIPPVEFEPDGGLGKAHRKFNRHISMSFTHRDADTSKYHSSQAIEGRKGLFLASLSALSLLTITSHHVRHSSTNTVTFHHSTPVARLMPAPAYQALRFSAHGTSVTVNDLFGNMLVRVKSRALALQRPDELERQWEELRHFLVSYMVANDRMAKLVVLDAHREKKITVYPQRPARQYGGEPDLQRLRSILAQSGLVEAQNAGIWDTVSASVSDFTIHAAVSLTPSPTKKVQFVSLGSNPVFARNNANLIYAEVNRSFALSDFGSTRSRSSAVEASARTPDGQLMHSKPASKAVNKWPMFYIRIDSCNEWNIDDDTQELPESDKSLQRILDVLSTMINEFLRQSSLRPRTGKRKRGAPNVPPATTRPSSVKTGRSLASEGVGSITEETLGGQLKLPSLRRPPNVSHHFGDWTRIKSAKPETLSKMLPLRGREFGSARSEKNPAHQVRDQLNQQSALFSAGEEGTATEPQSPIPDVSGMHEGQLNQVREETDTDRIVPWVDPYTGRRHLINSRTGQSMLLRSSGASDVMLRPQSTGCIQEPHRTPDEVQRPRSVPLQRTDNKWVEKLLDNWINPVFGRPERRISAVDVSASHETARPGPSSHGELCGLESMGVSKFRGKLRKQDLRAAEVIAQVDQKFILIKMQMPSNSPGGPASNLILIDQHAADERCRVEGLMAELFTSGADSSASIHTITLEPIIFEIPTTEASLFKRYKEFFRSWGVTYTIEQGPKDKNVFIFVRTLPTLIAERCRTEPDLVTDLIRGEIWRREEENGRSRQPRHVPDFGHSRPDMAQTSSSNSSSWVDRLDGCPRGIIDLLNSRACRTAIMFNDVLDKDECQSLVRRLADCVFPFQCAHGRPSMIPILEMGPATVSLDQTPEDNEYEGPGFVGMFRKWRDREFG
- a CDS encoding guanine nucleotide exchange factor (COG:T;~EggNog:ENOG410QDPW;~InterPro:IPR000651,IPR036964,IPR023578,IPR036028, IPR008937,IPR001895,IPR001452;~PFAM:PF00617,PF00618;~go_function: GO:0005085 - guanyl-nucleotide exchange factor activity [Evidence IEA];~go_function: GO:0005515 - protein binding [Evidence IEA];~go_process: GO:0007264 - small GTPase mediated signal transduction [Evidence IEA]), translated to MESMKRHIAPLKIEKGNLNYNYDDQQHHYHYQHNLEMSPPLTPYENKDDSMEQSETPRAVFHNYLRAFYPYHPSGNVSPSTVTLPLDQGDIVLVHSVHTNGWADGTLLDTGARGWLPTNYCEAYDQQPMRPLLKALTDFWDIIRGGCGFPLNDAGNQDLVRGLIAGVRYLLQKSECLTRDCILVTSHDGLRRNRKALLAELSSLVRTTKRFQEVASGNATQDEMDYMVDEMLLKAFRIVTRGVRFLDVWTEEVGLSRTIAELEQQSGYQQGPLTTVSETRPISEAAGSEADTERNESRLMNRSRLDMSRASTRLDDSQQTRPVSVTTKRISVSHRVSTSGPAAIARNPNLASERLNDAYDAFLGVLGSFIGLHLQSRSSTELVVTTEQAVRSCRALLTVVEATCEHDPQGSGLLEQARDTMYERLSELVYAARDAFRPAHSPDDELVFLPDEGKRLVDAATDCVRAAGSCLAKARLMLEQCGDFELEAMPQDLPAATGAMTDANKTPQPPKTSTFAGHQNRSQEASLRLPPPPLQIPNSINNRYSPPTPGLTDDTTPSSFQSRNGASTPGTDMSSFPSTSHLSTSLDKLSFSSHDTQPIEIPPHRDSQAKSDVSESFGRGITSNGSSFTFNSRLRDSEMSGVSQTSTRATSPDIGNHYQVPSLKGSISHSTLAEETEEGEANILEKTYAHELIFKDGQIMGGSLRALVEKLTAHQSTPDAMFVSTFYLTFRLFATPIEFAETLVDRFNYIGDTPHTAGPVRLRVYNVFKGWLESHWRHDCDNCALEYIVNFASTTLMHNLPSAGKRLVELAEKVSMVHGPVVPRLVSSMGKTNTATAQYVHPDTPLPPPILGKKEVNLLKQWKNGEGTITILDFDPMELARQFTIKESRIFCAILPEELLATEWMKKSGSLAVNVRAMATLSTDLTHLVADSILQLEEPKKRAAIIKHWVKIANKCLELSNYDSLMAIICSLNSSMISRLKRTWEVVSQKTKTTLEYLRGIVDVSRNYYVLRQRLQNRVPPCLPFVGTYLTDLTFVDHGNQALRTLPTDEGDMAVINFDKHMKTAKIISELQRFQIPYRLTEVPELQAWMQNELVRVRSSGEKSLQTFYRRSLVLEPREVPQARMQPESSSSSILENAKDKFDFLSWTHPSKSKSVATNG